A genomic segment from Paramixta manurensis encodes:
- a CDS encoding ester cyclase, producing the protein MNKPHVLNELVESKDKGEQKPVTPRAAEQDKSATPSANRLPRQLDDSHMPKDFSISWDSYKRGGTDHFLSQKPAHLKGHSMKGFEDEYVNIIDYIIRITHRIWEEGDIGYIYDTYSHDCNVWDDVGLHVGRDRVVAGTARTLNAYPDLRILGDEVIWAGDENVGFHSSHRSYIMGTNTGFSEFGPATNKPVRFMCIANCVMLENEIFYEHVMHNTASLIQQLGFNVFDVARETMEKHGADKLPRDFISSEPFRVPGQGKPAMLALEKGAKLDIRQFIKAFYQNVWNRRMLRSLTDFCSENILYQGPTERTYQGLGNYKSWILSLLSMFPDLTFSVDDIYWMGNDASGFLVSARWSAQGTHLGNGVYGKPTGKEIKLVGISQFRIQDGLIQQEWSIFNEFGVITQLVS; encoded by the coding sequence ATGAATAAGCCACACGTTTTGAATGAACTGGTTGAAAGCAAGGACAAAGGGGAGCAAAAGCCGGTAACCCCGCGCGCTGCCGAGCAAGATAAGAGCGCCACCCCGTCAGCAAACCGCTTACCGCGTCAGTTGGATGATAGCCACATGCCAAAAGACTTTAGCATCTCATGGGATAGCTACAAGCGCGGCGGCACCGACCATTTCCTGTCGCAAAAACCGGCGCACCTCAAAGGCCATTCCATGAAGGGGTTTGAGGACGAATACGTCAACATTATTGATTACATTATCCGCATTACCCACCGCATTTGGGAAGAGGGCGATATTGGCTATATCTACGACACCTACAGCCATGACTGTAACGTGTGGGATGATGTGGGATTGCATGTGGGGCGTGACCGGGTAGTGGCAGGCACCGCGCGTACGTTGAATGCCTATCCGGACCTGCGAATTTTAGGCGATGAGGTGATTTGGGCCGGTGATGAAAATGTCGGTTTCCACTCTTCGCATCGTAGCTACATTATGGGCACCAATACCGGTTTCAGTGAGTTTGGCCCGGCCACCAATAAGCCAGTACGTTTCATGTGCATCGCCAACTGCGTGATGTTGGAAAACGAAATCTTTTATGAACACGTCATGCATAACACCGCCAGCCTGATTCAACAGCTTGGTTTCAACGTGTTCGATGTGGCGCGTGAAACCATGGAAAAACACGGCGCTGACAAGCTACCGCGTGATTTCATCTCCAGCGAGCCTTTCCGCGTTCCTGGGCAAGGTAAACCGGCAATGTTGGCGTTGGAAAAGGGCGCCAAACTGGATATTCGTCAGTTTATTAAAGCGTTCTATCAGAATGTGTGGAATCGCCGCATGCTGCGTTCGCTAACCGATTTTTGCTCGGAAAATATCCTTTATCAGGGGCCGACAGAGCGCACCTATCAGGGGCTGGGCAATTATAAATCCTGGATTCTTTCATTACTGTCGATGTTCCCGGATCTGACTTTCTCGGTTGACGATATTTACTGGATGGGGAATGACGCCAGCGGCTTCCTGGTTTCGGCGCGCTGGAGCGCGCAGGGTACGCATTTAGGTAATGGCGTATACGGCAAACCGACCGGTAAAGAGATCAAATTGGTGGGCATTAGCCAGTTCCGTATTCAGGATGGATTGATCCAGCAAGAGTGGTCAATCTTTAACGAGTTTGGCGTGATTACTCAACTGGTTTCCTAA
- a CDS encoding MFS transporter, whose protein sequence is MFKQLFTRKETCLFFIMSLLFFICINGYDAFLSSFMMKRNFDPEMIGLIMGATGLATVFLRFPLSVVSGVLHNRKFFMQISLILPMVLWPIAFFYTNDATLYIAKTASGIASATWVLYNIMFIRYFSAKEAPSAVAVLALASPVGVFIGNTICSFITQNLNPMFGFWVPAVAALLALAISLLLKESESHLEKPKLDTCLRSAWEQLTDKTIWFVGILCATVLIVPFATRDTLTPIYIVKLGGSSITIGMLSNLHLLFYALAVALCSSLFYPRLGMVKTAVVGSILQAIAALGVSMSESYPVIFFFQALAGFSFGMAFAVMMSLSVLNTSPEEQTARMGLFQTIYSTGMFWGPVLMGLMLKYFTIHAGYQLIAGLACIAAVLTALAAKLIQHRSQRCEIGLSTELTK, encoded by the coding sequence ATGTTTAAGCAACTATTTACCCGGAAAGAGACGTGTCTTTTTTTTATTATGAGCCTGCTCTTTTTTATCTGTATTAATGGCTACGACGCGTTTCTCTCATCATTTATGATGAAACGCAATTTCGACCCGGAAATGATCGGGCTGATCATGGGTGCTACCGGGTTAGCGACGGTATTTCTGCGTTTCCCGTTAAGTGTGGTGTCTGGTGTGTTGCATAATCGGAAATTCTTTATGCAAATTAGCCTGATATTACCGATGGTGTTGTGGCCAATTGCCTTTTTTTATACCAATGACGCCACGCTCTATATAGCAAAAACCGCCTCCGGCATCGCGTCGGCAACCTGGGTGCTATATAACATCATGTTTATTCGTTATTTCAGCGCCAAAGAAGCGCCCTCTGCCGTCGCGGTATTAGCGCTGGCTAGCCCGGTCGGCGTCTTTATCGGTAACACTATCTGTAGTTTCATTACGCAAAATTTGAACCCGATGTTTGGTTTTTGGGTTCCTGCCGTTGCCGCACTGCTGGCCTTAGCGATTTCGCTGTTACTTAAAGAGAGCGAGAGCCATCTGGAAAAACCAAAGCTGGATACCTGCCTGCGTAGCGCCTGGGAGCAGTTAACCGATAAAACCATTTGGTTTGTCGGCATCTTATGCGCCACGGTATTGATTGTGCCGTTCGCCACGCGCGATACGTTAACCCCAATCTATATCGTTAAATTAGGCGGCAGCAGTATTACTATCGGGATGTTAAGTAATCTGCATTTATTGTTCTATGCCCTGGCGGTGGCGTTATGTAGCTCACTGTTTTACCCACGTCTGGGCATGGTAAAAACGGCGGTCGTTGGCTCCATTTTGCAAGCCATTGCCGCGTTGGGCGTTTCAATGTCGGAAAGCTATCCGGTTATCTTCTTTTTCCAGGCGCTGGCCGGTTTTTCCTTTGGGATGGCTTTTGCGGTCATGATGTCGTTGAGCGTGTTAAATACCTCACCGGAAGAGCAAACCGCACGCATGGGCTTGTTCCAAACCATTTACTCAACCGGGATGTTCTGGGGGCCGGTATTAATGGGATTGATGCTGAAATATTTTACCATTCACGCCGGTTATCAACTGATTGCCGGGTTAGCCTGCATCGCTGCGGTACTTACCGCACTGGCGGCGAAACTGATTCAGCACCGCAGCCAGCGCTGTGAAATCGGCCTCAGCACCGAGCTAACCAAATAA
- a CDS encoding contact-dependent growth inhibition system immunity protein: MKRLNLNELGCFITIYFGQDYDLIDDSDEIEPKIDAFLQESHRANLYGLLADIDLLTDESDDLGAEFMERYGDEFDPELWGTTPAEFLQLVRDKVSYALRDEESR; this comes from the coding sequence ATGAAAAGGTTAAACCTTAATGAGCTGGGTTGCTTCATCACCATATACTTTGGCCAAGATTACGACCTTATTGACGATAGCGATGAAATAGAACCGAAGATTGACGCTTTTTTACAGGAATCACACAGAGCCAATCTGTATGGTCTGCTTGCTGATATCGATCTGCTAACAGATGAAAGTGATGATCTGGGCGCTGAGTTCATGGAACGATATGGAGACGAATTTGATCCTGAACTGTGGGGCACGACGCCCGCTGAATTTCTTCAACTGGTGAGGGATAAAGTGAGTTATGCCCTGAGAGATGAAGAAAGCCGGTAA
- a CDS encoding RNase A-like domain-containing protein, with translation MDNDNGLVIALSPVQMAAVLSDKSISEGETLSNRLFGGLGLAGGVVEMFGAGAMCVVPEPTMLTKAGCVFVGTHSLDVIQASVRQVWTGRKTDTDTYNSAVALAESLGADRNTAMKVGLTVDLAIPVGFAIAVGAVRVAAIRSGRIKLAEHEAMTVRTGGGHTLERHIGKTPEELFTRLERRPSLPATSSFKSLREAEQLISKVVADNRNQIQMWVKHLPPGMNAKMELERVFSGQTGILVSRGSTQVKACYRVRVVLRFEHWHGKPYFVLTAFPKE, from the coding sequence ATGGATAATGATAATGGGTTGGTGATTGCCCTCTCCCCTGTCCAGATGGCAGCGGTACTTTCAGATAAGAGCATTAGCGAAGGTGAAACACTGAGTAACAGGCTATTCGGTGGCCTCGGTCTAGCCGGTGGGGTTGTTGAAATGTTCGGTGCTGGTGCTATGTGTGTCGTGCCTGAACCTACCATGTTGACAAAGGCCGGATGTGTCTTTGTCGGTACTCACAGCCTCGACGTTATCCAGGCATCTGTACGTCAGGTATGGACGGGGAGAAAGACTGACACTGATACCTATAATTCTGCTGTCGCTCTTGCCGAATCACTGGGTGCTGACAGAAACACGGCCATGAAAGTTGGTCTGACTGTAGATCTGGCAATCCCGGTTGGTTTTGCAATTGCCGTCGGTGCGGTTCGCGTAGCGGCTATTCGTAGCGGACGTATAAAACTGGCTGAACATGAGGCCATGACAGTACGTACGGGGGGCGGCCACACGCTGGAGCGGCACATTGGTAAAACGCCAGAAGAACTGTTTACGAGGCTGGAGCGAAGACCCTCATTACCAGCAACCAGCAGTTTCAAGAGTCTGCGAGAAGCAGAACAGCTTATATCTAAAGTCGTCGCCGATAACCGGAACCAGATTCAGATGTGGGTGAAGCACCTTCCGCCAGGAATGAATGCCAAAATGGAACTGGAGAGAGTCTTCTCTGGCCAGACGGGTATTCTCGTGTCCAGAGGTTCAACACAGGTCAAAGCCTGCTACAGAGTGCGGGTTGTCTTACGCTTTGAACACTGGCATGGTAAGCCGTATTTCGTTCTGACTGCGTTTCCAAAGGAATAG
- a CDS encoding Gfo/Idh/MocA family protein has protein sequence MEKHYGILSTASIVPRFVNAVRNSGEGDIVAIASRSLDKAQEKAAQLGIGRYYGSYQELMEDEQVNIIYVATINSEHYANCLMALEHGKHVICEKPFALKKQQAETLFRLAQERQLFIMEAQKVVFLPVMAAIKARLQAGKLGKVHLIDLTSSCEATYNNWLSSLEAGGGCLYGNASYSIQMLAWLFDRMPVYRAGTAIKAEGGADVQCVINLTVGDDTLVVSKISTRVNAINKAFIYGELGYIEIADYWKAREAIIRYYNGETEVLSFPCQYELTYEVEHIHQCLDQGLLTSPIMSERMTVNTTEMLENIHNRWCE, from the coding sequence ATGGAAAAGCATTACGGCATTTTAAGTACCGCCTCAATTGTTCCTCGCTTTGTTAATGCGGTGCGTAATAGCGGCGAGGGGGATATTGTTGCTATTGCCTCGCGCTCATTAGATAAAGCGCAAGAAAAGGCGGCTCAATTAGGGATCGGGCGTTATTACGGTAGCTATCAAGAATTAATGGAAGATGAGCAGGTGAACATTATTTATGTCGCCACCATTAATAGTGAACATTACGCCAACTGTTTGATGGCGCTTGAGCATGGTAAGCACGTTATTTGCGAAAAACCGTTTGCACTCAAGAAACAGCAAGCGGAAACGCTATTTCGCCTCGCGCAGGAACGCCAGCTATTTATTATGGAAGCGCAAAAGGTGGTGTTTTTGCCGGTGATGGCGGCCATTAAGGCGCGCTTACAAGCCGGGAAACTGGGGAAGGTGCATTTAATCGATCTCACCAGCTCCTGTGAGGCGACCTATAACAACTGGCTGAGTTCGCTGGAAGCAGGCGGTGGTTGCTTGTACGGCAATGCCAGTTATTCCATTCAGATGCTGGCCTGGTTGTTTGACCGTATGCCGGTCTATCGCGCCGGTACCGCGATTAAGGCGGAAGGCGGAGCCGATGTGCAGTGCGTAATTAATTTAACCGTCGGTGATGACACATTAGTGGTCAGTAAGATCTCGACGCGGGTTAATGCAATTAATAAAGCTTTTATCTATGGCGAGTTAGGTTATATCGAAATCGCTGATTACTGGAAAGCGCGCGAAGCGATAATTCGCTACTATAATGGCGAAACGGAAGTGCTCAGCTTCCCTTGCCAATATGAATTGACGTATGAAGTGGAACATATCCATCAATGCCTCGACCAGGGTTTATTAACCAGCCCAATTATGAGCGAGCGCATGACGGTTAATACCACGGAAATGCTGGAGAATATACATAATCGCTGGTGCGAGTAG
- a CDS encoding Gfo/Idh/MocA family protein, producing the protein MNKVRVAVVGAGIYGANHIQAYAWNRDVELVAVCDFKPERLAAVAEKFGVNTYTDVNQMLAQENLDAVSIATPDAYHLEPALAAIMQGKHVLIEKPLATTIEDARKIIAAAEQHNVRVAVDYHKRWDPAAINLRNELRLSTTGRPIRGYMSMDDVIDVPTKWFDWAHHSSPVHFLGTHCYDQIRWYMGCEVEEVYAVGSKTVLKERGIDTYDTVQAFLKFENGCYWTVENSWIFPSGFPKANDGRTQILTEHALLKADSQNRGVEFYNAHKCRTPNSYFIIDNNGRPFGFGIEPINDFIDCLIHDKPFIATAQDGLEAEKIADAVHISLETHQAVKIAKG; encoded by the coding sequence ATGAATAAAGTACGCGTAGCCGTTGTTGGCGCCGGGATTTACGGCGCCAATCACATTCAGGCTTATGCCTGGAATCGAGATGTTGAACTGGTCGCGGTGTGTGATTTTAAACCCGAGCGTTTAGCTGCCGTTGCGGAAAAATTTGGCGTCAATACCTATACCGATGTTAACCAGATGCTGGCGCAAGAGAACCTTGATGCCGTCTCCATCGCGACGCCGGATGCATACCATCTTGAACCCGCGTTGGCGGCGATTATGCAAGGTAAGCATGTCCTGATTGAGAAGCCGTTAGCGACCACCATTGAAGACGCGCGCAAAATCATTGCCGCTGCCGAACAGCATAACGTTCGGGTCGCGGTGGATTACCATAAACGCTGGGACCCAGCGGCAATTAACCTGCGCAATGAATTACGGTTATCAACGACCGGTAGGCCAATTCGCGGCTATATGAGTATGGATGACGTGATTGATGTGCCGACCAAGTGGTTTGATTGGGCACATCACTCCTCGCCGGTTCACTTTCTGGGTACTCACTGTTACGACCAAATTCGCTGGTATATGGGCTGCGAGGTTGAGGAAGTGTATGCCGTGGGCAGTAAAACTGTCTTAAAAGAAAGGGGGATTGATACATACGATACCGTGCAGGCATTTTTGAAATTCGAAAACGGCTGTTACTGGACGGTAGAAAACTCGTGGATCTTCCCGTCAGGCTTTCCAAAAGCCAATGATGGCCGCACACAAATTCTGACCGAGCATGCTCTATTAAAAGCCGATTCACAAAATCGTGGCGTTGAGTTCTACAATGCGCATAAATGCCGCACGCCAAACTCCTATTTTATTATCGATAATAATGGCCGTCCGTTCGGATTTGGTATTGAGCCAATTAATGATTTTATTGATTGTCTCATTCACGATAAGCCATTTATCGCCACCGCCCAGGATGGCCTGGAAGCGGAAAAAATTGCCGATGCCGTTCACATCAGTTTAGAAACGCATCAGGCGGTTAAAATCGCCAAAGGATAA
- a CDS encoding SgrR family transcriptional regulator has protein sequence MNTIQRLAQYQKLYSEVGDRPCGITARRLAEIFCCSERHVRTIIRHFEQQRWITWQAHSGRGKQAQLQCLHNPETLKQQFIQQMLRQGSPQSALRLAHLDTDDLQHLLMPHMGGQWQAESPTLRIPFYRELTSLYPLNIRGRAEKHLAHNIYAGLTRFVTDNPYPQPDLAHHWTHDAHGTRWDFMLHTGLHWHNGQPMSTEQILQILRQLADDARSKSHFHSVKQISSPHPLCIRFELHRADYWLPYRLAKMQCLLTHPRHPEMGAGPFKLSLFTSRLLRLEKHPYYHLRHPYLNTIECWIDPLQSSGENEENGSESARILIGKPPRHSPAQPIQRQTSLGFCYLAVNLKRKWLRATQAQQLQHFIHHSGITSRLPVEHGIISPTDSLLPGWPLPAPAPADLALPQRLTLLYPPQPELKMMAFQLRRELEAHGYQLRLLAVRHGHQQAQLAQADLLLGDRLVGDAPEATLESWLRQDMMWPAFLAEQDAVPLYAALDHLQGNSDPQWRNQQLKTLYLQLMQQGYLTPLFNYQYQVSTPNRVNDIKLTAYGWFDFCQAWVPPVIEN, from the coding sequence ATGAATACTATTCAACGTTTAGCGCAGTATCAAAAACTCTACAGCGAAGTGGGCGACCGTCCCTGTGGCATTACCGCACGGCGTCTGGCAGAAATTTTTTGCTGTAGCGAAAGACATGTACGCACCATTATTCGCCACTTTGAACAGCAGAGATGGATTACCTGGCAGGCACACTCCGGGCGCGGTAAACAGGCGCAATTACAGTGCCTGCATAATCCGGAAACGTTGAAGCAGCAGTTTATTCAGCAGATGTTGCGGCAAGGTTCACCTCAGTCAGCGCTACGCCTCGCGCATCTTGATACCGATGATTTACAACACCTGCTGATGCCGCATATGGGCGGGCAGTGGCAAGCCGAATCTCCGACGCTGCGTATTCCCTTTTACCGTGAATTAACCAGCCTGTATCCACTCAATATTCGCGGGCGGGCGGAAAAACATCTGGCGCACAATATCTATGCTGGTTTGACCCGTTTCGTCACCGATAACCCTTATCCGCAGCCGGATCTGGCCCATCACTGGACGCATGATGCACACGGAACACGCTGGGATTTTATGCTGCATACCGGTCTGCACTGGCATAACGGCCAGCCAATGAGCACCGAGCAAATTTTACAAATTTTGCGCCAATTAGCCGACGATGCCCGCAGTAAATCGCACTTTCACAGCGTGAAACAGATCTCTTCGCCGCACCCGTTATGTATTCGCTTCGAACTCCATCGCGCCGATTACTGGCTGCCCTATCGGCTGGCGAAAATGCAGTGCTTACTTACCCACCCGCGCCATCCGGAAATGGGCGCCGGTCCGTTTAAGCTGAGCCTGTTTACCTCGCGATTGCTGCGTCTGGAGAAGCACCCTTATTATCATTTGCGCCATCCTTATCTGAACACCATTGAGTGTTGGATCGATCCGCTGCAAAGTAGCGGCGAAAATGAGGAAAACGGTAGCGAATCGGCGCGTATTTTGATTGGTAAACCACCGCGTCATTCACCGGCTCAACCTATTCAGCGTCAAACCAGCCTCGGGTTTTGCTATTTGGCGGTTAACCTCAAACGAAAATGGCTGCGGGCAACGCAAGCGCAACAGTTGCAGCACTTTATTCATCACTCAGGTATTACCTCACGTTTGCCGGTTGAACACGGTATTATCAGCCCAACGGATTCCCTGCTGCCCGGCTGGCCGCTTCCAGCGCCAGCACCGGCTGACCTGGCGCTCCCTCAACGGTTAACGCTACTCTATCCGCCGCAGCCCGAACTCAAAATGATGGCCTTTCAGCTCCGGCGTGAACTGGAAGCACACGGATACCAACTACGTTTACTCGCCGTGCGGCATGGGCACCAGCAAGCACAACTGGCGCAGGCCGATTTACTGTTGGGCGATCGTCTGGTGGGCGATGCGCCGGAGGCCACGCTGGAAAGCTGGCTACGTCAGGACATGATGTGGCCTGCTTTTCTGGCGGAACAGGATGCCGTACCGCTCTATGCCGCATTAGATCATCTACAAGGAAATAGCGATCCTCAGTGGCGCAATCAACAGTTAAAAACGCTCTATTTGCAGTTAATGCAGCAGGGTTATTTAACTCCGCTATTCAACTATCAGTACCAGGTCAGCACGCCGAATCGCGTAAACGATATTAAGCTCACCGCTTACGGCTGGTTTGATTTTTGCCAGGCGTGGGTTCCGCCAGTCATCGAAAACTAG
- a CDS encoding TonB-dependent receptor plug domain-containing protein — protein MIVASRKYLFSLLPLFAGGDAIASTESSAEEKSIVVTASRSAASLWDSSASVQVINAETIENSGANTIADLLRDIPGVEVSDDGLAGRKQIRIRGEASSRVLVLIDGQEVTYQRAGMGSGPGLLIDDSALERIEVVKGPWSVLYGSQAIGGVVNFITRKGGDAPLAGSVRAVYDSATNGWRESAAAWGSLGQFDYRINGSYADHGDRHTPDGRLSDTHFSNNAQGLWLGYTVNQHKFGLSLDRYKLATQTWSDAADLAEFSVRLPKLAREKVGLFYDYAAEGRYLRKVHLDAYQQVLERKFDNRVTVITPSGSPLIGDLTIANRTQTHDKQNTRGLTLQSDFALPGDNALIVGTQYQQDRVAQTANTNTASGSSTGFPGAVNYQRQGLSHNHWEQSSLALFGQNEWAINDNWRWTLGARQYWLESKSLGGNEHVTHSLQGESDAQYGNQTTHDKALVAATSLRYSGFNHTLLRMGFAQGYVYPTITHLFGITSAGGGVTYGNPDLEAEHSNNLEFGARYNGNQWFIDSALFYSTARNYIATLSCSGQAVCQGNRASSRSNYQYYANVDQAKTWGMELHAEYNGWPVSPYLSGTLLRRELTGDKVNTRHTGEPTLTGRLGVKHTRLFSHFDLSSDLFLRAASAATDDTGATRIRNPGWSTLNATLSSRFGAEDRYQLSLDLNNLTNQRYRTAHESLPAAGFNVAVGFGVTF, from the coding sequence ATGATAGTGGCCTCTCGAAAATACCTCTTCTCCCTCTTACCTCTATTTGCTGGCGGTGATGCCATCGCCAGCACCGAGTCATCGGCTGAAGAAAAGAGCATAGTAGTGACCGCCAGCCGGTCCGCCGCCTCGCTGTGGGACAGTTCGGCTTCGGTACAAGTAATTAACGCTGAAACGATAGAAAACAGCGGTGCCAACACCATCGCCGATCTGTTACGTGATATTCCCGGCGTGGAGGTGAGCGATGACGGGCTCGCGGGACGCAAGCAAATTCGTATTCGTGGCGAAGCCTCGTCACGCGTATTGGTACTGATCGATGGTCAGGAGGTCACTTACCAGCGTGCCGGGATGGGGTCCGGTCCAGGTCTGTTGATTGATGACTCTGCGCTCGAACGCATTGAGGTAGTAAAAGGCCCCTGGTCCGTACTGTATGGATCGCAGGCGATCGGCGGCGTGGTGAACTTTATCACGCGTAAAGGCGGCGATGCTCCGCTCGCCGGAAGCGTCCGGGCAGTTTATGACAGCGCAACTAACGGTTGGCGCGAATCTGCCGCTGCATGGGGCAGTCTCGGTCAGTTCGATTACCGCATTAATGGCAGCTACGCCGATCATGGCGATCGTCATACACCTGACGGGCGCTTATCCGATACCCATTTCAGTAACAACGCACAGGGACTGTGGTTAGGTTATACGGTTAACCAACACAAATTCGGCCTTTCGCTGGACCGTTATAAATTGGCGACGCAAACCTGGAGTGATGCGGCAGACCTCGCAGAATTCAGTGTTCGTCTGCCAAAACTGGCACGCGAAAAGGTCGGCCTGTTTTACGACTACGCCGCGGAAGGACGCTATCTCCGTAAAGTGCATCTGGATGCTTATCAACAGGTATTAGAGCGTAAGTTTGATAACCGCGTCACGGTGATCACGCCCAGCGGCAGCCCCCTGATTGGCGATCTTACTATCGCCAACCGCACGCAAACTCATGACAAACAAAATACACGTGGCTTAACGCTACAAAGCGATTTTGCGCTACCGGGTGATAATGCGCTGATTGTCGGCACGCAATACCAGCAAGACCGCGTCGCGCAAACCGCCAACACTAATACCGCATCTGGCAGTAGTACTGGCTTCCCCGGCGCGGTTAACTATCAACGCCAGGGCCTGTCGCATAATCATTGGGAACAAAGTAGCCTGGCATTATTTGGTCAAAATGAGTGGGCCATTAACGATAACTGGCGTTGGACGCTGGGCGCACGGCAATATTGGCTGGAATCCAAATCACTGGGCGGCAATGAGCATGTGACGCACTCGCTACAAGGCGAATCCGATGCGCAATACGGCAACCAAACCACCCATGATAAAGCGCTGGTCGCCGCGACCAGCCTGCGCTATTCCGGTTTTAATCACACCTTGCTGCGTATGGGCTTTGCTCAGGGTTACGTTTACCCCACCATTACGCACCTGTTTGGCATCACTTCCGCTGGCGGCGGCGTCACCTATGGTAACCCTGACCTGGAAGCCGAACATTCGAATAACCTTGAATTCGGCGCCCGCTATAACGGCAACCAATGGTTTATTGATAGCGCCCTGTTTTACTCAACCGCCCGCAACTATATCGCTACCCTCTCCTGCTCCGGCCAGGCGGTTTGTCAGGGGAACCGTGCCTCCTCACGTAGCAACTACCAATATTACGCCAACGTCGATCAGGCAAAAACCTGGGGTATGGAACTACATGCCGAATATAACGGCTGGCCGGTTTCTCCTTATCTGAGCGGCACGCTACTGCGGCGTGAACTGACGGGAGACAAGGTTAATACCAGGCACACCGGCGAACCCACTTTAACCGGACGTTTGGGCGTAAAGCATACCCGCCTGTTTAGCCATTTCGATTTAAGCAGCGATCTGTTTTTACGCGCCGCCTCGGCTGCAACAGACGACACCGGCGCAACGCGCATTCGCAATCCAGGCTGGTCTACGCTCAATGCAACGTTGAGCAGTCGGTTCGGGGCGGAAGATCGCTATCAGCTCAGTTTGGATCTGAATAACCTCACCAATCAACGCTATCGAACCGCGCATGAAAGCCTGCCCGCCGCCGGTTTTAACGTGGCAGTCGGCTTTGGCGTGACGTTCTGA
- a CDS encoding heme/hemin ABC transporter substrate-binding protein codes for MKTLFLSLWLSFVCGLAHAQERVVVIGGSLTEIVYALGAGERVVGVDETSLYPPPTEALPHVGIWKQLSVESVLSLRPTLLITWQDAEPRQALDTLAGLGVRVVTLPRTPATPDRLLENIRTVAEALALRPRGEALAADIEQRLAQVAQRIATVKTPVRVLFLLAPGGGSAQVAGTESVADGILRLAGGHNVASQKQYASWGGEAMIAADPQVIVVTQQSPQTAALDSLPGIRHTSAWRNGRIVSIDQALILGMGPRVADAVEQLNQRFYPTFRD; via the coding sequence ATGAAGACGCTATTTCTCAGCTTATGGCTCAGCTTCGTCTGCGGCCTGGCACACGCACAGGAGCGCGTGGTGGTGATCGGTGGTTCGCTGACGGAAATTGTTTATGCATTAGGCGCGGGCGAACGCGTGGTTGGCGTAGATGAAACCTCCCTTTATCCACCGCCAACTGAGGCTTTACCCCACGTCGGTATCTGGAAGCAGCTCAGCGTTGAAAGTGTGCTCTCACTGCGCCCCACGTTGTTGATTACCTGGCAAGATGCCGAACCGCGCCAGGCGCTGGATACCCTCGCCGGGCTTGGCGTGCGAGTGGTTACCTTGCCGCGCACGCCCGCCACGCCCGATCGCCTGCTGGAAAACATCCGTACGGTGGCCGAAGCGCTTGCGCTACGCCCGCGCGGGGAAGCGTTAGCGGCGGATATTGAGCAACGGCTCGCGCAGGTTGCGCAGCGCATCGCCACAGTGAAAACGCCGGTCAGAGTGCTGTTTTTACTTGCGCCAGGCGGAGGTTCGGCTCAGGTGGCGGGGACCGAGAGTGTAGCGGATGGCATATTGCGGCTGGCAGGCGGTCACAATGTCGCCTCACAAAAGCAATACGCCAGCTGGGGCGGTGAAGCGATGATCGCCGCCGATCCGCAGGTCATTGTAGTAACACAACAAAGCCCGCAAACCGCCGCTCTCGATAGCCTGCCCGGTATTCGCCACACCAGCGCCTGGCGCAACGGACGTATCGTCAGCATCGATCAAGCGCTGATTTTAGGTATGGGACCGCGCGTTGCAGATGCGGTGGAACAGCTTAATCAACGCTTTTATCCGACCTTTCGCGATTAA